The region CAATGTTAAGAAAACAGTGTTAGTAACACACCAAAACATTCCAGTGATCCAAAGTCCCAATGTTCAACAAAAGAGTAACTCAAAAAATTTATATTGATGTCAAGAATCAAAAACTAAAGAATCATAACATTAGAACTTAAATGAGGTAAATTAAAGAGCAGAGCAAGCTAGATTAGTCAGACTACTTTAATATCACACACAAATTAGTCATTAAAGAGCATAGCAAGCCAACCAGTAAACATATACATTATACATGATAAAAGAgctccaaaaaataaaataaaactactTTAAAAAGGGATGCACACTCCCCCCCCTATTCCCATTCAATCATTTGCAGTTAGGAAATATAAAATCAGATAGGAGGTCAAGATGTTGTCAATGGATACTACAGTAATTTTTTTAcagccagatcctgagtttttACTTGTTTAATGTTAATCAGTGGTGTAACCATGCAATTTAGATCATGGCTTTGGTTAAAAGCAAAAGCAAGGGGGTTTCTGTGTCGCACTATGAGTGGGTTTCAAATCCCAATATCTGCATTAATCTGTTGGGTGAATGAAAGTAAATATTGATTCTGGAAGTCTGGCTAGTGTGTTGTCCCCGTGAAGCTTTTTGCTGAGATTAATACGTTGGATGGAGCTCCCTTTTCATGTGTTAGTATCATGGTTTATTGGGTTATTAACAGGTCTTTGTTGGTGTAGCAGGTTAATTTTGTGCATATGGCAGGTGGTGGGGCTATCCTCCATGATGGTGGTGTGACATTCTTATGTTACCATACGGTTTGCATGCATCAGGTGGAGTGATTTTTGGATGTTGAGTTGGCTTCTGGAGAGGATTTGATTTCTGGAGAGGATTTGTTTGGAATCCAAGTTGGGAACTTTGCATCCACGATGAGAGGGCCTTTTGAAGATTTCAAGTGATGAATAATATCAAGCAGATCTGGATTGGCAGCACTTTGGCTAGCTTATTGTGCTATGTTTTCTTTTAGAACTCCTTGGAAGTTCCGCTTTGATCCTAGCGAGGGGTACTAtttttccttactaggttttcccattggggtttttcctagtaagattttaatgaggcatctCTATTTGATCTTGCTTCCAaggtggtggtgggggtgggttCTTTTTTAGCATTAGTTTGGCTCCTTTAATACTactatttctttttttctttacctgtattttcttgtattgggttgaagtaccccttgtacttctcttcaatatatatagtccattgcttatcaaaaaaaaaatatacattatACATGACAAAAGAgctccaaaaaaataaaataagactaCTTTGATAAGGGATGCCCACTTTCCCCTCCCATATTCCCATTCAATCATTTGCAGTTAGGAAATGTAAAATTAGATAGGAGATCAAGATGTTGTCAATGGATACTATAGTAATTTTTTTACAGGTGACTTTTACTTGGTTATTTCAGTGCCCACCTTTCAAAGGAAACACAAAAAACAATAATGTTAAAGGAAATCCTAACCTTCACCATGAACCTCGATCACAGTCACCCACCTATGATCTAGAGTCACACGGGGCATACCTTCAAGTCGGGCACAAAGTCTATAAcatgaaaacaaataataaagaGGAACAGAGATGAGCAAGGGTTATTAGACACCAACAGTTGATAATAGAGAAGACCAGAAGAGAAAGGAATGGCTCACCACGGCATACTGAGTCGGGCGAACCATATTACCCCAGGAGTTTGATGGAGGTTTCGCTCATTTGCTTCATATCGGGCAGATCCGGCTCGATCTTCCGGGTCACGACCCAATgaaaaaccgccgctaaaaaaccgccactaattaCATAACCGCCAAAGAATAAATTTTACATAACGTTGTCGATATAAACCTTACCGTATCATCCTTTTAAGTGGCGGTCAAAATCAACCGTCGCTAGACTACCGCCGCGCTAAATCCAAATTCTCGAATTTTacattacttttatttttatcgGCAAATGTTAATCGTTAGTAAATTACTCCTCCACAGGGTTCGAATATTACATTACTTTATTATTCAATAGGTTACAGGTTAAAAagttttaatataaatttttttctattaGCGTTTTTTAGATGGTACTAAAGATCAttagtaaaaaaatacatattaatATATGGAATGGGCCGGGGTCAAatgatttatttaaaatatccaATACCCAATTTTCACACcaacttaatattttttattgataCAATTAAAAGATTGGCACGCGTACGACTGTTTGTTTCCTGCATGGGACAAGTTCCTTATCATTTTTAAATAATCCAAACTCAAATTTGACTTTTCAAATAATAGAAATCGATGATACGTACCATTACCATGCATGTTGTAGTATCACACACACTAAAATAGCCAAATTATATGGACACGGTTCTTACAAGCCACCAAAAATTAATAAACCAAATTTCAAGCCAGCAATACTAGTTAACAAACCACCGGTTTACAAGCCAACTCTTGGATTAAGACCTTATACTCCAACAAGTATAAAAATCGATGATACCATGCATTTAGTAGTATCACTCACCTGCACTAAAGGCATGACTTCTTATAATTTCTTATTCTTTCTAGTTGTGTTCCTTGCATCTATGATGCTTGTCCCTCAAGCGCTTCTTGTTGAAGCGGTTAATAAGCCATTGTCAGTCACCACGCCACATCGGATTTACTGGCCACCACCACCAGAATATCAAAGGTACTCTGCTTCAGTAAAAGAGGTTAACGAGCCATTGTCGGTTGCCACGCAACTTCGGAGACAAAGGCCTCCGCCAGTGTCTTGGCTGCCACTACAAAATTATCAAAAGTACCATCCTTCAATAGAAGAGGTTAACGAGCCATTGTCGGGAACACCGCCACCTCATGTTTACTGGCCACCACCATTGCCGCCACCAACAGATTATCGAAGGTACCATCCTTCAATAGAAGATGTTAAAAAGCCATTGCCAGTCGCCATGCCACATCGGAGAATTTGGTCACCACCACCAATACATGAAGATGCAACGAGCTTGAATTGACATGTTATTTATATGTATAATTACTAAATAAGATCAGCTAGGCTTCGTATGCTGTGACACAACTATAAATGTGTTTATTTTCTGCGT is a window of Lotus japonicus ecotype B-129 chromosome 5, LjGifu_v1.2 DNA encoding:
- the LOC130719752 gene encoding pollen-specific leucine-rich repeat extensin-like protein 4 — protein: MTSYNFLFFLVVFLASMMLVPQALLVEAVNKPLSVTTPHRIYWPPPPEYQRYSASVKEVNEPLSVATQLRRQRPPPVSWLPLQNYQKYHPSIEEVNEPLSGTPPPHVYWPPPLPPPTDYRRYHPSIEDVKKPLPVAMPHRRIWSPPPIHEDATSLN